The genomic interval ATATTGTGTTTACGAAAGATAAAAGTCCATCAATCGTGTGTGACGAAGTATTGTCAATTACACAACACCTGTAATCAAATCATTCATTGAAGAAGCCGTATTTAACTCGTAACATCTTACTTCCTCATTTCAGTACCCAAACCATTTAGATCAATCAACCTTAATTTCACTTCCTGCAGGTTTTGAACCAGAAAAAATATGCTTAAAAATTTTGCGAAACCGATTAGTTGCGTATATTTGCAACTGATCGGTTTCGCAAAATAAATTATTAGATCCATGAGAAGAGATGTGTTTCAAGCCATTGCTGATCCGACAAGAAGGGCAATTATTGTATTGATAGCTACCCAGGCAATGACTCCAAACGCCATTGCCGAACATTTTGACACTACCCGGCAAGCGGTTTCCAAACATCTGCGCATATTAACCGAATGCCAGCTGGTAAGACAAGAACATCAGGGGCGGGAAATTTACTATCAACTGGAAGTAAGCAAAATGAAAGAAATTGAAAACTGGCTTGAACAATTCAGAAAGTTATGGGAAAGCCGTTTCAATCAGCTTGACAGTGTATTATTAACCATCAAAAACAATAAAAAATGAACAACAACTTAGCATTTGATTTTTCTGTAAACAAGGAAAACAACACAATCGATGTAAAAAGAGAATTTGCCGTCGAACTGCCTCTGGTTTGGGATGCGTACACAAAGAGCGAAATTCTTGACCAATGGTGGGCACCCAAACCCTGGAAAGCCAGAACTAAAACCATGGATTTCCGGGAAGGCGGACGTTGGCATTATGCGATGGTAGGGCCAGAAGGCGAAGAACATTGGTCACTGGTAAATTATAAGAGTATTCAAACCCGAAAGAATTTCACAGGATTAGACGCTTTCGCAGATGCAGAAGGTAATGTGAATAAAGATATGCCTCAGTCAACATGGGAAATAAACTTTTCTGACAAAGGCCAGGTAACGCTGGTAGAAATCTGCATTTCCTACGATGATCTGTCTCAACTTGAAACTACTCTTCAGATGGGTTTCAAAGAAGGATTGTCAAAAGCTATGGAAGGATTAGACGAGTTGTTGGCTTCGGCAGTAAAATCAAAATAATACGATACAAAAGAACAGTTACCGCCAGCAGCAGGTTGGTATAATGGGAGCAGAGCTATTAACCTCAATAGCTCTGCTTTTTCTTGTATGATGAGGAATAATTTCAAATTCTCTTACGATATTCAATACCTGTTTGTGTTTGAATCCTTGCTATTTCTATTCATCTACGTTTTTTGCTTTTTGCGCTGATAATAACTCCGGGATTTATCAATACTTCCACAAGCCTGCATATCGCACCATCGGCGGGTGTTATTTTTGCTTTGATCTAAGAACAGCCATCCGCAGCCACTGCATTCCTTCATGCGCCTGGGTTCCTGTCTGGTAAGAATATCATAGCCGGATTTAAGGGCCATACGAAGGGGTAAATATAAATCAGTTTCCTCTATCCGCCAGCTTACCTGCAGGCCATCCTTTTCTGCCTGAAATTCAATATGGGAGAACCCCTTCAATAAGTCTTTGTTGAAAGATTCCAATACCTGTTGCGGAATAGATTTTCCATGAGCCATCGCAGAGAAAAGCAGGTACATATTTTCACGGGTATCTATTATGTCTGCTAGTATGCGCTTTGCCTCTCTTTCATGTTCCTGCGCGTACTTACTAAGCTGTGTTAAGGTTTGTTCTGGCAAAATCTCTTGCCGTTGGGCAAAAACCAGCAAATCATCATACCGGACCAGATACTCTCGCACAGTCTCTTCATATCGGGAGCCTACTGTGTTTACAAAATCAAAGCAAAGGCAACCGCCATCAAAGGTAATCGTCCGGATGCTTCTGGGAGTATGCATAAAAAGTGCTTTAAAACAAATATAAAAAATAATTCTTACTACCTAAACACATTTTGCCAGTAATTCGTTAATATTACCATCAAAATATTTTTTGATGGTAATAATGTACTTTAATTACGAATGATATGGCATCACAACAAAATGTGGTTCAGGCATCAGCTAAGGTGATATCTCAAAGCTGGCTTATCATCCTTGCCTTTGCAGCTATTTATTTTATCTGGGGTTCTACTTTTCTGGCGGCTTTGATCGGCCTGCAAGGATTTCCGCCTTTCATGCTGGCAGGTTTGCGTTTCTTACTGGCCGGCGGGCTCCTGCTCACAGGATGTCTGTTGAGTGGGGAACGTTTGCCGGCTCTGCGGGAAGTTGCTAAAAATAGCATCAGTGGTATTCTGATGCTGTCCGGAGGAACAGGCAGTATAATCTGGGCAGAGCAATATATTTCTTCCGGACTTGCAGCTATCTTGATAGCGACAGAGCCTTTCTGGTTTATTGTGCTGGACAGAAAAGCTTGGCGGCAGTATTTTTCTAATAAATGGATCGTGATGGGTTTATGCCTGGGAATGGCAGGTTTTCTTGTACTTTTCCTTTGGCCAAAACAGGGAGAGTCCTTATTTGCTCACCAGATAAGCATTACTGCTATCATCGTGGTATTGGTAGGCGCTGTATCCTGGGTAATTGGTTCCTTATATTCCAAATACCGCACGACTACTCATTCCCTCTGGATGAACAGTAGTTTGCAACTAATTATAGCCGGTGTGTTCTGTTTGCTGGTAAGCAGTATTACCGAAAACTGGCAAGGCTTTGCCTGGGATAAAGTAGCAACAGGAGCCTGGATGGCGTTATTTTATATGTCTGTGATGGGTTCTATTGTGGCCTATACCGCCTATATCTGGCTGCTTACAGTACGGCCTCCGGCTGTGGTGGGTACTCATACCTATGTCAATCCGGTGGTGGCGGTGGTATTGGGTTGGCTATTCGCACACGAACCAGTGTTGCTTCCGCAAATCATTTCCTTGCTGCTGATTCTGGCAGGTGTACTTCTGGTCAATATTCCTACCTATCAGAAATCATCCTAATTGCCGGCTATACGAGTAGGATCAACTTAGAATAACCAAAATACAAGTATCTGAAATTTACCTGCCCCTAGAAAATTAGATTGATTGAATACACTGAATTTATTTCTAATAAAACCATGCTGAATAAATATATTACAATAAGCGTACTGGCATGTGAGGATGGTTTAAGAGAAGGGCTTCGTGCCATGATGGACAGCACCTATGGATATCAGGTAGTAGGTTCGTATAAGTCAGGTCTGAATCTGATCACTCATCTGAAAGAAAAACATTCGGATGTGGTGTTTGCAGCCATGGATTGTTATAAAGATCATCAGGCAGGATCTGCTTATCCGGAATTCATCAGAAAAATTAAAGGAATATCGCCCAAAACTAAATTGATACTTTTTACCGATATAGAAACGGAAGAGGCTATACTTCAACTGCTGAAAGCAGGAATTGACGGATACATTACCAGAGATAGTTCGCCGGTGAAACTGCTTGAATCCATTAAAGAAGTGTTTGAAGGAGGAGCACCTTTGAGCCCTTCTATTGCCAAGGTAGTGGTGGGTTCTTTCCACAAAAATACATCTTCAGTTCTTAGTCCGAGAGAGGTACAGGTTCTGGAACTGTTAGCCAGAGGAAAAACCTATCTGGCTATTGCAGACGCATTATTCATAGATAAAGAAACCGTACGGTCGCATATCAAAAATATTTACTGGAAACTGGAAGTCCATTCCAAAGCAGAAGCGATACAAAAGGCACTCTATGAAAAAATCATTTAAACAGAATCTAATGGTTCTACCTACGGAAAAACGACTCTAATCATCCCAATACCAACGCCTCACTAAACATACAAACAAATACTTAGCAGGGAGGCAATAAAATTTTTATAAAAATTTTATTGCCTCCCTGCTAACCTTTCCTGCCATAGGATACTCATTCATACATGCTTGAATACCTTACTTCCTAACCACTAAGTAGAGAAATGAATACAAAAGGAATGAAAATTAAACATACATCTAATTTTCATAAATGGCTGCCTTCCGGCAATATCCAATAATTGATTCTTTACTTGTTGAGAGAAAATTTCCCTACCCTACATTCTGAACTTTACTAATTTAAAACAGGAAGTGATTACTAACAAAGCAAATACCCAAATGAATATGCTCCCCTGCACTTGCAATGCTCTTCTCCTTATTTACTCCTCTACTACACGGCTTTATAACCCATAGCTGATCTTTACTGAAAGGCGGATAAAAAGCTTTTACAGCTACCCACAAGTGAGTTTACACCTGGAGGATCAGCTATGCCCTTTCGTAAGAATCAATGCTTGAAAAGCAGTATTTCTCTGGTGAGATACATCCATCCGGAAAGCTGCTGAAGGGAAAGTTTTGCCCGGTAGGGTAGGAGATGGCCTCAAACAGAAATTATTTTAAAATTTTAACTAGTCCAACAAACCATGAAATTAACGAGTATTACCATTTACTTATGCTTATTGTTGCTATACTTTTCAGCACCTGCCCAAACACAGCAAACAGGTACCGAAGAGTATGCCTATTACCTGAATGGGAAAAAAGTAGAGCTCACACCCAAACAGGATGAGATTTTTGTCACGTTCGCTACTAAACCGAGTCTGGCTAAAAGCAAAACCATAGCCGGTAGTTTTCTCAAAGAAATAGCAAAACCCGAACAGGCAGATGTATTTGCTCCTGTAAATGCCGTGCGCTATAAAGTAAATGCCGGACAAACTGGCTTAGCTGGCAGTTATGGGCAGGTGGAAAAACAGCTCAAAAATAATCCGGATGTGATCACAGCCTATCCTGCTTTTATGATTGGCAAAGACATAGTATATGTCAGCAATAAATTTCACTTTTCTATCAAAAAAGGCGCTGACCTGGCGCAGATTAAAGCTTTTCTGAAGAACAACAAATCAACGATCGTAGAAGAAATCAACTTAGGGGACAGGATACAGTATGTAGTAGCGGTGAGCAAAGGAGGAAAAGTATTTAACACTGCCAATAGCTTGTTTGAAGGCGGACAGGTAGAATTTGCCGACCCTGATTTTACATTTACGGCTCAAAATCACTATACCCCGACTGATTATTTGTTTTCCGGACAATGGTTTTTACACCAGGCTACTGATGCCGATATTGATGCGCCGGAAGCATGGAACCTGACGATGGGATCTCCTGCTGTAACCGTAGCCGTCATAGATGGCAACGGATATGATCTGGCCCATGAAGATATGAAGGGTAAATTTGTAAACCCCTATGATGCGGTAAACGATGATAACGATCCCTCTCCTGAAAATGCAGATGCCAACCACGGCACTCCTTGCGCCGGTTTAATTGGCGCTACCACCAATAATACGCTTGGGGTTGCTGGTGTAGGATTTAATATCAAGGTAATGCCTGTTTGTATAGGTTTTAATGCAATAGGGCTAAATTTTAGTTCGAATAGTACCATCATCGCCAGAGCGGCAGAAAAAGTAATTGCGGCACCAGGCGTAGTGGCGGTCAGCAATAGTTATGGCCTTGGCGCAACGCTGGGAGCTTCTGTAGAAGGAAGCTATACAAAAATGCGTTTTAATAGTAGGAATGGCTTAGGTGCTGTGGTCTTGGCTTCTACGATGAACACTGGTTTGAATAGCCCTACTGTATATCCAGCTGGTTTTTCGGATGTGGTAGGCGTAGGTGCCTCTAACAATATAGATAAAAGGGCTGATTTTTCAAATTATGGGAGCCTGCTGGATATTGTAGCGCCAGGAGTAAATATCCTTACCGTTGACCGTACCGGACTTGCAGGCAGTTCTCTCGATAATTATACGAATTTTGGGGGTACCTCTGCTGCTTGTCCGATAACAGCAGGCGTGGTGGGCTTGATGGCTTCTCTCCGCCCTGGATACGGTGCGCTTAACTACATGATTGGCCTGTTAAAGTCGGCTGACAAAGCTGGTGGTTATGAATACCTGACTTTAGCCGGACACCCCTATGGCACCTGGAATAATGAAATGGGCTATGGCCGGGTGAATGCATTCAGGGCTTTACAATTTATTCAGGGTATCCCTCTGGTTTCGGGATTTGAACCAGTAGGCGGCCCAGTAGGAACCAGCGTGACGATCACTGGGAAAAATTTTCTGGGTGCCGGATCAGTTACCTTTAATGGAGTAAGTGCTCAGTTCACAGTGGTAAACGAAACTACTATTGTGGCTACTTCTCCGGCTGGGGCAAGCAGCGGACCTATTTATGTATCCAATGCAGCCGGAACTGGCAAAAGTGCTGGCAGCTGGGTATTGTCTAACTATTGTATTCCTGTCATTGAGAATCCTTGTTCTACCGGAGACTATATCAATAATTTTAGCTTACATACTTTGGTAAACAACGGCTCTGGCTGTAATGGGCAAACGTCTAATTATATTAATTATGATCCTTACGAATCAAAAACCACGGTGCTTCAGAAAGGACAGAGTTATACCATTAGTATGCAGGCAGGAGCTAATCATTCGCAAGGCTTTGGGGTATGGATCGACTATAATAATGATAGTGATTTTTCAGACAGTGGTGAATTTGTATATAAGACGCCCTCTGCCGGAACCGGTGTATTTACAGGTACGATAACTATTCCCTCTACCGTAACAGCCGGTCAGAGACGAATGCGTGTAAGAACTAAGTACTTTGCAATACCTGCTGCCAGTGAGTGGTGTGCAAAATACACAATAGGTGAAGTTGAAGACTATACCATTACCATCGGGTATTGTATACCGGAAGCCAACTGTCAATTAGGAGATTATATCAATAATTTCAGTTTCAATACCCTGGTCAATAACAACACCGGCTGTAATATGGAAGGAGCCTCCGTAAATGGGTATATCAACAATCCTCCTACCGGTACACTGACCACTACAGTAAGCAAAGGAAAGACCTATCCATTAAAAGTGCAGTCAGGCACCATTTCGCCACAAGGCTTTGGGGTATGGATCGACTATAATAATGATAATGATTTTAATGATTCAGGTGAGCTTGTCTATGTTTCGCCCTCAGCAGGTACTACCCAGTATAGTACCAATATAACAATTCCTTCTACAGTTTCTACAGGGCAGCGCAGAATGAGAGTCAGATCTAGGTACAATGCTGCTTTTGCAGCTAGTGAATCCTGTACACAATTTATGACTGGCGGAGAGACAGAAGATTACACCATTACCATCAATGAAGGAACAGTAACTTCTTCCTCCCAGTGGAACAAACGTTTTGGCGGCAGCGGTTCAGATAATTTCAGTGTGGTGATCAAAACCTCAGATGGGGGTTATCTCTTGGGCGGACATTCTACCTCAGCCATCAGTGGCGACAAAACACAAGCTTCGCAAGGGGCACAGGATTACTGGATTGTAAAAACAGACGCGTCTGGTAATAAACAGTGGGACAAACGTTTTGGGGGTTCAGCCGGAGATTACCTGAATACGATCATCCGTACTTCTGATGGCGGCTATTTATTAGGAGGTAACTC from Rhodocytophaga rosea carries:
- a CDS encoding ArsR/SmtB family transcription factor, with translation MRRDVFQAIADPTRRAIIVLIATQAMTPNAIAEHFDTTRQAVSKHLRILTECQLVRQEHQGREIYYQLEVSKMKEIENWLEQFRKLWESRFNQLDSVLLTIKNNKK
- a CDS encoding SRPBCC family protein, which encodes MNNNLAFDFSVNKENNTIDVKREFAVELPLVWDAYTKSEILDQWWAPKPWKARTKTMDFREGGRWHYAMVGPEGEEHWSLVNYKSIQTRKNFTGLDAFADAEGNVNKDMPQSTWEINFSDKGQVTLVEICISYDDLSQLETTLQMGFKEGLSKAMEGLDELLASAVKSK
- a CDS encoding CGNR zinc finger domain-containing protein, which produces MHTPRSIRTITFDGGCLCFDFVNTVGSRYEETVREYLVRYDDLLVFAQRQEILPEQTLTQLSKYAQEHEREAKRILADIIDTRENMYLLFSAMAHGKSIPQQVLESFNKDLLKGFSHIEFQAEKDGLQVSWRIEETDLYLPLRMALKSGYDILTRQEPRRMKECSGCGWLFLDQSKNNTRRWCDMQACGSIDKSRSYYQRKKQKT
- a CDS encoding EamA family transporter; amino-acid sequence: MASQQNVVQASAKVISQSWLIILAFAAIYFIWGSTFLAALIGLQGFPPFMLAGLRFLLAGGLLLTGCLLSGERLPALREVAKNSISGILMLSGGTGSIIWAEQYISSGLAAILIATEPFWFIVLDRKAWRQYFSNKWIVMGLCLGMAGFLVLFLWPKQGESLFAHQISITAIIVVLVGAVSWVIGSLYSKYRTTTHSLWMNSSLQLIIAGVFCLLVSSITENWQGFAWDKVATGAWMALFYMSVMGSIVAYTAYIWLLTVRPPAVVGTHTYVNPVVAVVLGWLFAHEPVLLPQIISLLLILAGVLLVNIPTYQKSS
- a CDS encoding LuxR C-terminal-related transcriptional regulator; the encoded protein is MLNKYITISVLACEDGLREGLRAMMDSTYGYQVVGSYKSGLNLITHLKEKHSDVVFAAMDCYKDHQAGSAYPEFIRKIKGISPKTKLILFTDIETEEAILQLLKAGIDGYITRDSSPVKLLESIKEVFEGGAPLSPSIAKVVVGSFHKNTSSVLSPREVQVLELLARGKTYLAIADALFIDKETVRSHIKNIYWKLEVHSKAEAIQKALYEKII
- a CDS encoding GEVED domain-containing protein; the protein is MKLTSITIYLCLLLLYFSAPAQTQQTGTEEYAYYLNGKKVELTPKQDEIFVTFATKPSLAKSKTIAGSFLKEIAKPEQADVFAPVNAVRYKVNAGQTGLAGSYGQVEKQLKNNPDVITAYPAFMIGKDIVYVSNKFHFSIKKGADLAQIKAFLKNNKSTIVEEINLGDRIQYVVAVSKGGKVFNTANSLFEGGQVEFADPDFTFTAQNHYTPTDYLFSGQWFLHQATDADIDAPEAWNLTMGSPAVTVAVIDGNGYDLAHEDMKGKFVNPYDAVNDDNDPSPENADANHGTPCAGLIGATTNNTLGVAGVGFNIKVMPVCIGFNAIGLNFSSNSTIIARAAEKVIAAPGVVAVSNSYGLGATLGASVEGSYTKMRFNSRNGLGAVVLASTMNTGLNSPTVYPAGFSDVVGVGASNNIDKRADFSNYGSLLDIVAPGVNILTVDRTGLAGSSLDNYTNFGGTSAACPITAGVVGLMASLRPGYGALNYMIGLLKSADKAGGYEYLTLAGHPYGTWNNEMGYGRVNAFRALQFIQGIPLVSGFEPVGGPVGTSVTITGKNFLGAGSVTFNGVSAQFTVVNETTIVATSPAGASSGPIYVSNAAGTGKSAGSWVLSNYCIPVIENPCSTGDYINNFSLHTLVNNGSGCNGQTSNYINYDPYESKTTVLQKGQSYTISMQAGANHSQGFGVWIDYNNDSDFSDSGEFVYKTPSAGTGVFTGTITIPSTVTAGQRRMRVRTKYFAIPAASEWCAKYTIGEVEDYTITIGYCIPEANCQLGDYINNFSFNTLVNNNTGCNMEGASVNGYINNPPTGTLTTTVSKGKTYPLKVQSGTISPQGFGVWIDYNNDNDFNDSGELVYVSPSAGTTQYSTNITIPSTVSTGQRRMRVRSRYNAAFAASESCTQFMTGGETEDYTITINEGTVTSSSQWNKRFGGSGSDNFSVVIKTSDGGYLLGGHSTSAISGDKTQASQGAQDYWIVKTDASGNKQWDKRFGGSAGDYLNTIIRTSDGGYLLGGNSQSGISGDKSQASQGGQDYWIVKISSTGAKQWDKRFGGSANDDLHTLHQLSSGEYMLTGYSASGISGDKSQASQGLTDYWVIKINSTGGKVWDKRFGGSGDDFVEASVVNSDGSIVLAGRSASGLSGDKSQASQGGRDFWVIKINSTGGKVWDKRFGGTGNEDANAMVAVSDGYLIGGISTSGVSGDKSQTSQGGQDYWVIKINSTGTKQWDKRFGGSLTEDLRSLIATSDGGFLIGGKSDSGVSGDKSQASQGGQDYWAIKITSTGTKQWDKRFGGSAAEELRTVLQTSEGGYLLAGRSDSGIGGDKSQASQGGTDYWMVKIAATGSTVSFTTEAEARVATESPEVAEESIQLKAWPNPFKGKTTIAFTLPNTELVEVKVYDIVGNEVKSLFIGEAEAGKPYEITWQTSSEKPGMYIIRIGSLSATTYTKVILLD